One genomic segment of Fusobacterium sp. IOR10 includes these proteins:
- a CDS encoding YwbE family protein produces MSGKIRANIKPGIKVKVVKKEDQRTGKLTDGIVKDLLTKSPKHPHGIKVRLEDGTVGRVQEIIKE; encoded by the coding sequence GTGAGCGGTAAAATAAGAGCAAATATAAAGCCAGGAATAAAGGTTAAAGTTGTAAAAAAAGAAGATCAAAGAACAGGGAAATTAACAGATGGTATAGTTAAGGATTTATTAACTAAATCTCCAAAACATCCCCATGGAATAAAGGTTAGACTAGAAGATGGAACTGTTGGAAGAGTTCAAGAAATAATAAAAGAATAA